The genomic stretch GCCAAGCCAGCCGGTGAATATCGTGATATCGCCCGGCTTGCCGACTTCCATGAATCGCTGTCCGTCGAAGTGCGACCGTGACGGATCGGTCGAACCGGAAGCGTGGACGAGCAGCAAATCGCCGTTCTGATAAGCGGGAATCAATGGCGCCAACTGCGGCGGGAATCCAAAGAAACCGTCGAGATCGATGGCCTTGAAGCTGCCCGGCGCATCGGGCCGAGGAATCGCCAGCGTTGGCCGTGCCGCGTAGTAGAGATTATCCCCGTGCGGAACGCAGAGCGTCAGTCCATCCGCCGCACCACGAAGGAAAATGGAGACGATGACATCGCGCTCGCCACAGCCTTCATCAGCATATGCGACGTTCGGCAGCCACGAGGGCATTCCCAGCGCAACTGCCATACCACCGGTCGTCGCTAGAAACTGCCGGCGCGACAGGTTCATGTACTCCGAACAGCCGTAGCTGTCATTCGAATCCATCGCTCACTCCACACGACGTCACGGCATCTCGCCGCGGGTCGAAATTCGGTTACAAATCCGCGATGTCAATCCGGGACGAGGCGGTCTTGTCGTCGAATCAATACCACTGGAATGTCGGTGCGGCGATCGCCAGGCTGATCGCTTCGCGCCGCGTCGTCTCGGATCCCGGATTCGTCGCCAGATAATCACGGATGAGCAACCGCTCCTCCGAGGACAGCAAACCGCCGAACATCTTGAGATTGATGCGATTGACCATGGCATCCGCCGTGGTCGCATTGCCGAAAAACTGGTTTACATCCACGATTACGCTCTGAATCTGGTTATTCAGCAGCGCCGCGCCATAATTCCACCGGGCAAGCGGCAATCCAACCCAGAAATCCATACGATCCGGATAGCCGTCCGGAGGTGCCCAGTTAAACGGCAACTGTCCCATCGAAATCAATTGGTCAAGCATCGCCTGCGAGACCGGGTTGCCGGTCGAATCGTAGTTCGCATTCGTCACCCGAAGCGAGGAGACTGCAAGATCAAACGGCCGTTTGAATTTTGGATCAGCCGTAAGAGGATCGAGCGTGGTGAAAATGGTCCGCAACATGGATTTGATATCGCCATCGGTGGCCAGATAGGTCGCGGTGACGGCGTCGACAAGGGATGAAGGCGGATTCTCGCTCCAGAATTTCTTGCACAGCTTTGTCGAAATAAATCGGGCCGTGCTGGGATGCGATGCGAGAATATTGCAAACCATCTCGCCATCTTCGATGCCCTGGCCAGCGGGAATGGCATGGCCGAGAACGGTCTTCGGGCCGTAATCATGGTTCTGTGGAACGAAACGGAACATCTTGATCAACGGCCCATCGGAATAGTAGCGATAGAAGCTCCACCCAGTCAGGCAGCGTGCAACTTCGACCACGTCCTGCTGGGTATAGCCGCCGTCAACGCCCATCGTATGCAGTTCGAGCAATTCGCGAGCATAATTCTCGTTCTGGTTCCCAACGACACTCAGTTCGTTGTTCAGATAATGCAGCATGCAGCCGCTGTGCATACTCGCCGAGAGCAGGTCACGAAACTTGCCCATCGCATGCGGGCGGATCACATGCTCGTCTTCCCAGTTCTTTACCCACGCGCAATCGCCCATGAAAAGAAAGATATTGAAATGGTCGCTCCAGAATTCAACCATCTTTTCATAAAGTTGCCGCTTGCTGTAAGTCGCCCGAAGCACTGCGGCCTCGTACAACTGATAATACGCAAGCGAAACATTGACGAGCAGATGTGCGAGGTACGGCAGAAGGCCGAGGTATTGATAGCTGCTCAGACGATTCGCCAGGGCGCTGTCGTCGATGCCTGACGGATTGAGGTGATGTTCAAGGTATTGATGATACCCAAGCGATTCCGCAAGCGTCTGTTCTTCCTGGGTCCAGCCAAAGGTCAGACGATCAACTAGGAATCGAAGCTGCGCCTGCGATGGCGCGGCATTCGCTTCCTTTGCCCGGCCGGCCAGCGCCCCGAGAGCTGCCGCTCCGCCGAAGAGCAATCGCCGGCGCGACAGAATTGAATCCGATCGCGATGCTCGATCCAGTTCCGCAAGTTTCCCGATCAGAGCGCGGCCGACATCCATATCACTACATTCCTGATGGTAGCTCGCTCCGGTGCATCAGAGCCTCATCACCGCGCGATCAGATCAGAGTCCGAACCATTGAACAGGGGTTTGCGATAGAGGGCCAAGGCGGATCGGCTGGCGGGCACTCCACACCATGCCTTTGCCGAAAGCCTGATTTCGCCGCGAAACCACCTCTTTTCAATCATACCGGCATTGGCTGGTTGGATTCAATGTCCAGATAAGATTTGCCGCCACGCGGGTGCCTCCCGTTCCGCGTATCATTTTCGGACAAACGTCATCCTCTGGCGATCCTTCACCACTCCGGGAAAGCGAAGCGCCTGATTGTGCATCACTACATACACCCCGCAATCCAGCAGCCGGCAGGCGAGCAGCGCCTCCGTCATGTTCTGAAATGCGTCGCTGTCCCGAAATTCGAACGGCCGCATGGCTCCGGTCAGCACGACGGGCTTCGTTAGTTGCGGCAGATTGGAACAAAGATATTCGCCGGTCACGGACAGCGTATCCGTACCGTGAACCACCAGCACGGCATCTGCCTTCGGCAACGCATCCCGAACAGCTGCCAGGATCGCGCCGCGATCGTCGTCGGTCATCTCCAGCGAATCCTTCGACATGACCCGAACATGACCGAACGTCAGATCATGCAGTCTCAGCCGGCCCAGAATGTGCTCCATGACAGAGCCGACATTCCGCAGCGTGCCGTCGCTCTCGTTGAAGGTTTTCTCGATCGTGCCGCCGGTAGTCAGGATCATGATACGCATACGGTCTCTCACGGCTGGTTCGGAGGCTTGGGAGACTTGAGACCGCCCACCCTCGCCGAATCTCGAATGTGCTTGAATCGTTCGAGATATTCTCGCATCGCGCGCTCGTGACCGCGATCAGTTGGAGAATAATATACTTTGTCAACCCCAAGATAGTCCTGCGCTGCGATGCCGTCTTTCTCATCGTGCGCATATTGATAGCCCGCGCCATGCCCCAGCTTCTTCGCGCCGCGGTAGCTCGCGTCACGCAGATGCCGAGGAACCGGAATGGTGCGACCCTCTTTCACGTCGGATGCAGCAGCCCAGATGGCCAGCGCGCTTGCATTCGACTTGGGAGCGCAGGCGATGTAGATCGCCGCTTGTGCGAGCGGCAACTGACATTCCGGCATGCCCACAAACAAGGTCGTTTGAACAGCGGCATTCGCCAGAACAAGTGCCATTGGATCGGCATTCCCGACATCTTCGGCCGCGCAGATGGCGATTCGACGCGCCAAGAAACGCGGATCCTCCCCAGCTTCCAGCATTCGCGCGAGCCAATAGACCGTCGCATCCGGATCGCTCCCCCGCATCGACTTGATCAGCGCGCTCGCTGCATCGTAATGGTCATCGCCGGTGCCGTCATACACCACCGCCTTGCGCTGGATGGAGTCCTGCGCCACCTCGATCGTGATATGAATCGCCGGCTGTTCACCGCCGGATTCCGGCGGACGATCGCTCGACGAACCAGCCGTTGCGCGTCCGCCCTGCGACAGCACGGCGATTTCCAGCGCCGTGAGCGCACGACGGGCGTCGCCGTCGCACAGGTTCGCCCACACGTCGAGTGCGGCGTCATCCAAGGTCACGCGCAACCGCCCCATGCCTCGCTCCGCGTCGGTCAACGCCATCGCGATCAGCCGCTTGATCTCCGTGTCCGAAAGCGGCTCAAACTGAAAGATCTGGCTGCGAGACACCAATGCCGCATTCACCGCGAAGAACGGATTCTCCGTCGTCGCGCCAAGCAATATGAGAACACCGGCCTCCACATCGCCGAGCAGTACATCCTGTTGCGCTCGATTGAATCGGTGTATTTCATCCAGGAACAGCACGGTGCGCCGGCCGTCTTCTTCAAGGCGTGCGGTCGCTCGGGCAATCACCTCACGAACATCCTTGACGCCGATCGCCGCGGCGTTGGCCTCTTCGAACGCCGCATGGGTTTGATTTGCGATGATGTGCGCAAGCGTCGTCTTGCCGGTGCCGGGCGGGCCGTAGAAAATCGCGCTGGAGAGGCGATCGGCATCGAGCAGGCGGCGAAGCAGTTTCCCGGGCCCCAGGAAGTGGGCCTGACCAACAAACTCATCAAGCGTGCGCGGCCGCATCCGCACAGCCAACGGCTGTACACGAGCCCGCGCCTGCCTTCGCTGTTCGGCAAATAAGTCCATCTTGTTGAATCATACGTCCCCCACGATTAGAAAACACGTCACATTGTGGAATGGCCGATACACAAAAATCGGCGTATTCTATCTACCGGTCTGCTGTCGGATCGAATGGCCGCCTGATGCGGTAGCCTTGCTATCGACAAATTGCGCCGTCACGGAATCACATTCGTGTAAGAACCGGAAAAAAATGATACAGCCGCAGAAAACAAAAACGAGTGAGCTCATCCCACCCTCCATGCGTGCGGCCGTAGATGCCTATAGCGCCATGCTTCGGCAGATCGCGGGTGATCAGATCCGCGGCCTGACATTCTTCGGCCCGGTCCTGACGCCGCAGTTTGATTTCGCACGGATGGCGGCGGCCAACGTGCTTATCCTTGATCGCGTCGAACTCGGCTTGCTTCGCCGAATCGCGGAAAGAGGACCCGATTTCGGATCGCGAGGCATTGCCGCCCCGCTCATCATGACTCCGGAATACATTCGTGACTCACTCGATTCGTTCCCGCTCGAGTTGCTTGAAATTCACCTGCGCCGCGTCACTGTGTTCGGCGAGGATTGCTTCGATCAGATCCGGATTCAACCCGAACACCTGCGACTTCAGTGCGAGCGAGAACTCAAGCGTGTGCTGATACGATGCCGCCAGGCATTGCTGGAAGCGGCCGGACGTGAGGAGATTCTCAGCGAAATCGAAGCTGATATCGGCCTCCACCTGCTCCGTACATTGCGTGGCGTGCTCTGGCTGAAGGGCAGGAAGGAATTCGTGCCTCCCGATCAGCTCATCACGCTGGTCGAGCAGACCTGGTCGGTCCCGTGCGCGGGTTTGCGCGACGTCGTTCTTGCCCACGGCGACCTGGGTTGGCCGGAGTTTCAAGCGTTCTACGCCAATGTCGAAACGCTCGCGGAGCGAATTGATGCATGAACTTCCAACAAGCCTGACCCGGCACGACAGACTCCACGTCGCATTGGTCACCATCGTAACGCTTCTCAGCGTGACCGCGCCACTCCGCGCACAGCCAGCGTCGACGCCACGCACCGGCGTCATCGATCAAGCAGGCATTATCGACGCCCAGACAACCAACGCATTGAACGCGATTCTGCTCGAGCTGGAACAACGTAACCTTGCCCAGATGCGAATCGTTACCATCCGATCGACCAACGGCCGCGACCTGCACGAATTCGCGATGGAACTCGCGCGAGAATGGAAACTCGGCGACGCGACAAAGCACAACGGAATACTGATGATTATCGCGCACAGCGATCGGAAGTACCGAACAATCACAGGCCAGGGCATTGAAGGCGCGCTGCCCGACCTCTTCCTTGATCGCGTGCAGAATGAGTGCTTCCTGCCAAACTTCCGCAAAGGTAATTTTTCAGCGGGTATCTATCTCGCCACGGTCGCCATCGCCAACCAGGTGGCGACGGAGGCGGGGACGACGCTGTCGGGCATGCCTGCTACGCCGCCTGCGGTCAAGTCGCGCACCGGCGAAGATAGACCGGGTGATGGCGGAGCCAGTTGTTTCTTCATGTTCATCATCGTCCTGGTGCTCGTCTCCTCATTATCACGCAGCAGTCGTCGCGGAATTCGCGGAAGCAGCGGTCTGGGCAATCTGGTGGCCGGAATGATGCTCGGACGAATGCTCGGCGGAGGAGGCTGGGGCAGCAGCCACCGAGGAGGCAGCTTCGGCGGTGGCGGCTTTGGCGGTGGCGGTGGTGGTTCGTTCGGCGGCGGCGGATCAGGCGGGAGCTGGTGAGTCAGGACAGCGAGTGAAAAAACGGTCCGAAATTCGAATGACCCTTTTTCCAATTCCAGACTAGAAGGTATTGGAACAACTGGTTCAGCAAGCATTCAGGAGATTTGCGAACATGCGTGTGGGAAGAATCATACTCGTCGGAGGTCTCGCGTTCTTCTTCTTTGCCGTCCTCATTGGTGGCTGTACGCTCTACGGCAGCTACACCACCGCCATCAGCCTCGACGAGGCCGTAAAGACCGCCTGGGGTGACATCGAAACGGACCTGCAGCGCCGATATGACCTCGTGCCCAACATTGTTGAATCCGTCAAAGGCTATGCCCAGCATGAAAAGGGACTTTTGGAGACCATCGCCAAGACTAGGGAACGATATTTCACCGCGGCCACGCCCGGCGACAAGGCCACGGCAGCCGGCGGATTCGGCGAGGTAATGTCGCGCCTGCTGGTGCTCCAGGAGAAATACCCCGACCTGAAGGCAAACTCAAATTTCCGCGATCTCATGGTCACGCTTGAAGGCACGGAAAATCGCATCGCAGAAAAGCGACGGCGCTACAACGAAGCGGTGATGAAACTCAATACACACGTCCGCGGACCAATCGGCTCGATTGCCGCGAGTTGGGCCGGCGTCACCCCGGCACGGCGATTTGAAGCGGCCGAGACGGCCCGAACAGCGCCGAAGGTTGAGTTCACCGATACATCATCCAAGCCCTAGCGGTCCACTGCTCGCCCGAGA from Phycisphaerae bacterium encodes the following:
- a CDS encoding replication-associated recombination protein A — its product is MDLFAEQRRQARARVQPLAVRMRPRTLDEFVGQAHFLGPGKLLRRLLDADRLSSAIFYGPPGTGKTTLAHIIANQTHAAFEEANAAAIGVKDVREVIARATARLEEDGRRTVLFLDEIHRFNRAQQDVLLGDVEAGVLILLGATTENPFFAVNAALVSRSQIFQFEPLSDTEIKRLIAMALTDAERGMGRLRVTLDDAALDVWANLCDGDARRALTALEIAVLSQGGRATAGSSSDRPPESGGEQPAIHITIEVAQDSIQRKAVVYDGTGDDHYDAASALIKSMRGSDPDATVYWLARMLEAGEDPRFLARRIAICAAEDVGNADPMALVLANAAVQTTLFVGMPECQLPLAQAAIYIACAPKSNASALAIWAAASDVKEGRTIPVPRHLRDASYRGAKKLGHGAGYQYAHDEKDGIAAQDYLGVDKVYYSPTDRGHERAMREYLERFKHIRDSARVGGLKSPKPPNQP
- a CDS encoding LemA family protein, producing MRVGRIILVGGLAFFFFAVLIGGCTLYGSYTTAISLDEAVKTAWGDIETDLQRRYDLVPNIVESVKGYAQHEKGLLETIAKTRERYFTAATPGDKATAAGGFGEVMSRLLVLQEKYPDLKANSNFRDLMVTLEGTENRIAEKRRRYNEAVMKLNTHVRGPIGSIAASWAGVTPARRFEAAETARTAPKVEFTDTSSKP
- a CDS encoding TPM domain-containing protein, with the translated sequence MHELPTSLTRHDRLHVALVTIVTLLSVTAPLRAQPASTPRTGVIDQAGIIDAQTTNALNAILLELEQRNLAQMRIVTIRSTNGRDLHEFAMELAREWKLGDATKHNGILMIIAHSDRKYRTITGQGIEGALPDLFLDRVQNECFLPNFRKGNFSAGIYLATVAIANQVATEAGTTLSGMPATPPAVKSRTGEDRPGDGGASCFFMFIIVLVLVSSLSRSSRRGIRGSSGLGNLVAGMMLGRMLGGGGWGSSHRGGSFGGGGFGGGGGGSFGGGGSGGSW
- a CDS encoding asparaginase, with amino-acid sequence MRIMILTTGGTIEKTFNESDGTLRNVGSVMEHILGRLRLHDLTFGHVRVMSKDSLEMTDDDRGAILAAVRDALPKADAVLVVHGTDTLSVTGEYLCSNLPQLTKPVVLTGAMRPFEFRDSDAFQNMTEALLACRLLDCGVYVVMHNQALRFPGVVKDRQRMTFVRK
- a CDS encoding DUF1800 domain-containing protein, which translates into the protein MDVGRALIGKLAELDRASRSDSILSRRRLLFGGAAALGALAGRAKEANAAPSQAQLRFLVDRLTFGWTQEEQTLAESLGYHQYLEHHLNPSGIDDSALANRLSSYQYLGLLPYLAHLLVNVSLAYYQLYEAAVLRATYSKRQLYEKMVEFWSDHFNIFLFMGDCAWVKNWEDEHVIRPHAMGKFRDLLSASMHSGCMLHYLNNELSVVGNQNENYARELLELHTMGVDGGYTQQDVVEVARCLTGWSFYRYYSDGPLIKMFRFVPQNHDYGPKTVLGHAIPAGQGIEDGEMVCNILASHPSTARFISTKLCKKFWSENPPSSLVDAVTATYLATDGDIKSMLRTIFTTLDPLTADPKFKRPFDLAVSSLRVTNANYDSTGNPVSQAMLDQLISMGQLPFNWAPPDGYPDRMDFWVGLPLARWNYGAALLNNQIQSVIVDVNQFFGNATTADAMVNRINLKMFGGLLSSEERLLIRDYLATNPGSETTRREAISLAIAAPTFQWY